One window of Streptomyces sp. FIT100 genomic DNA carries:
- a CDS encoding bifunctional salicylyl-CoA 5-hydroxylase/oxidoreductase produces MPASAGAAPPNPRSSIAAEAGEPACPANEDTAGGRTSAGAEPPSGKERGRAASDVRPHRVEPAPDALRRDASRPALRVAVIGGGPGGLYAAALLKRLDPRREVTVWERNAPEDTFGFGVVLSDETLGGIEHADPAVHRALQEEFVRWDDIDIVHRGRTLTSGGHGFAALGRRRLLEILHERCASLGVRLRFRTEAPPAAELAGSYDLVVAADGVHSLTRAAHADVFAPRITTHRCRYIWLAADFAFDAFRFEIAETEHGVMQLHGYPFAPGASTVIVEMREEVWRAAGLDECDEQQSAERCAKIFADALDGRPLRGNASAWTAFRTVVNARWSHGNTVLLGDAAHTAHFSIGSGTKLAVEDALALAACVEEQPVLADALTAYEAERRPVVESTQRAAAASLRWFEELGTYLDQPPRQFAFNLLTRSRRVTHDNLRLRDLGFTESVEEDFGCPPGTPPMFTPFRLRGLTLRNRVVVSPMDMYVAEDGTPGDFHLVHLGARALGGAGLVMTEMVCVSAEGRITPGCTGLWTDEQADAWSRVTDFVHRRAPGTAIGVQLGHSGRKGSTRLMWDGIDQPLPDGNWPLVAASPLPYRQGVNQVPHQLDRAGLDRIRDQFTSAAARAARSGFDLLELHCAHGYLLSGFLSPLTNHRTDGYGGSLAARLRYPLEVFDAVREVWPDDRPMTVRISATDWAPGGTTGQDAVEIARAFAAHGADAIDVSTGQVVPEERPEYGRSYQTPYADRIRNTLRVPVIAVGAISSWDDVNSLLLAGRADLCALARPHLYDPHWTLHAAAEQDYTGPAAPWPPPYRAGSRTPPTGRTDAPRPRLTLPSA; encoded by the coding sequence ATGCCCGCTTCCGCGGGGGCTGCGCCCCCGAACCCCCGCTCCTCGATCGCCGCGGAGGCCGGAGAGCCGGCCTGTCCGGCGAACGAGGACACGGCCGGAGGCCGTACGAGCGCCGGGGCGGAGCCCCCGTCCGGGAAGGAGCGGGGTCGGGCCGCATCCGATGTGCGGCCCCACCGCGTGGAGCCCGCCCCGGACGCCCTGCGTCGCGACGCGAGCCGACCGGCGCTCCGCGTCGCCGTCATCGGCGGCGGGCCCGGCGGGCTGTACGCCGCCGCACTGCTGAAGCGGCTCGACCCCCGCCGTGAGGTCACCGTGTGGGAGCGGAACGCTCCGGAGGACACCTTCGGCTTCGGCGTCGTGCTCTCCGACGAGACCCTCGGCGGCATCGAGCACGCCGACCCGGCGGTCCACCGCGCCCTCCAGGAGGAGTTCGTCCGCTGGGACGACATCGACATCGTCCACCGCGGCCGCACCCTCACCTCCGGCGGCCACGGCTTCGCCGCGCTCGGCCGCCGCAGACTCCTGGAGATCCTCCACGAGCGCTGCGCGTCCCTCGGCGTACGGCTCCGGTTCCGCACCGAGGCCCCGCCCGCCGCCGAACTCGCCGGCTCGTACGACCTCGTCGTCGCCGCCGACGGCGTGCACAGCCTCACCCGCGCCGCCCACGCCGACGTCTTCGCGCCCCGCATCACCACCCACCGCTGCCGCTACATCTGGCTCGCCGCCGACTTCGCCTTCGACGCCTTCCGCTTCGAGATCGCCGAGACCGAGCACGGTGTGATGCAGCTCCACGGCTACCCCTTCGCGCCCGGCGCCAGCACCGTCATCGTCGAGATGCGCGAAGAGGTCTGGCGCGCCGCCGGCCTGGACGAGTGCGACGAGCAGCAGTCCGCCGAACGCTGCGCCAAGATCTTCGCCGACGCCCTCGACGGCCGCCCCCTCCGCGGCAACGCCTCCGCCTGGACCGCCTTCCGCACCGTCGTCAACGCCCGCTGGTCCCACGGCAACACCGTCCTCCTCGGCGATGCCGCGCACACCGCGCACTTCTCCATCGGCTCCGGCACCAAGCTCGCCGTCGAGGACGCGCTCGCCCTCGCCGCCTGCGTCGAGGAGCAGCCCGTCCTCGCCGACGCGCTCACGGCGTACGAGGCCGAGCGCCGGCCCGTCGTCGAGTCCACCCAGCGCGCGGCGGCCGCCAGCCTGCGCTGGTTCGAGGAGCTCGGCACGTATCTCGACCAGCCGCCACGGCAGTTCGCGTTCAACCTGCTCACCCGCAGCCGCCGCGTCACCCACGACAACCTGCGGCTGCGCGACCTCGGCTTCACCGAATCCGTCGAGGAGGACTTCGGCTGCCCGCCCGGCACCCCGCCGATGTTCACCCCCTTCCGGCTGCGCGGACTGACCCTGCGCAACCGCGTCGTCGTCTCACCCATGGACATGTACGTCGCCGAGGACGGCACGCCCGGCGACTTCCACCTCGTCCACCTCGGCGCCAGGGCCCTCGGCGGCGCCGGACTCGTCATGACCGAGATGGTCTGCGTCAGCGCCGAGGGCCGCATCACCCCCGGCTGCACCGGCCTCTGGACCGACGAGCAGGCCGACGCCTGGAGCCGTGTCACGGACTTCGTCCACCGCCGGGCACCCGGCACCGCCATCGGCGTCCAGCTCGGCCACTCCGGCCGCAAGGGTTCCACCCGGCTGATGTGGGACGGCATCGACCAGCCCCTGCCGGACGGCAACTGGCCGCTCGTCGCCGCCTCCCCGCTCCCGTACCGGCAGGGCGTCAACCAGGTGCCGCACCAGCTCGACCGGGCCGGACTCGACCGGATCCGCGACCAGTTCACCTCGGCCGCCGCCCGCGCCGCCCGCAGCGGCTTCGACCTGCTCGAACTCCACTGCGCCCACGGCTACCTGCTCTCCGGCTTCCTCTCGCCGCTCACCAACCACCGCACCGACGGATACGGAGGCTCGCTCGCCGCCCGGCTGCGCTATCCGCTCGAAGTCTTCGACGCCGTCCGGGAGGTCTGGCCCGACGACCGGCCGATGACCGTCCGCATCTCCGCCACCGACTGGGCACCGGGCGGCACCACCGGGCAGGACGCCGTGGAGATCGCCCGCGCCTTCGCCGCCCACGGCGCCGACGCCATCGACGTCTCCACCGGCCAGGTCGTTCCCGAGGAGCGCCCCGAGTACGGCCGCTCCTACCAGACCCCGTATGCCGACCGGATCCGCAACACCCTCCGCGTCCCCGTCATCGCCGTCGGCGCGATCTCCTCCTGGGACGACGTCAACTCCCTGCTCCTCGCCGGACGCGCGGACCTCTGCGCCCTGGCCCGCCCCCACCTCTACGACCCCCACTGGACCCTGCACGCCGCCGCCGAACAGGACTACACGGGCCCGGCCGCGCCCTGGCCCCCGCCCTACCGCGCAGGCAGCCGCACTCCCCCGACGGGCCGTACGGACGCGCCCAGACCGCGCCTCACGCTGCCGTCCGCGTGA
- a CDS encoding enoyl-CoA hydratase family protein: protein MSPFPSSAARTGEWRHLRLTTDDGVATVTLDRPAKLNALTFGAYADLRDLLAELSRERSVRALVLGGEGRGFCSGGDVDEIIGATLAMDTAELLDFNRMTGQVVRALRECPFPVVAAVHGVAAGAGAVLALAADFRVADPSARFSFLFTKVGLSGGDMGAAYLLPRVVGLGHATRLLMLGEPVRAVEAERIGLISELTADGEADKAAAALARRLADGPSLALAQTKALLTAELDMPLAAAVEMDAATQALLMNGEDYAEFHAAFTEKRAPNWRGR, encoded by the coding sequence ATGAGCCCCTTTCCCAGCTCCGCAGCGCGCACAGGCGAGTGGCGCCATCTGCGCCTGACCACGGACGACGGCGTCGCCACGGTCACGCTCGACCGTCCCGCCAAGCTGAACGCGCTCACCTTCGGTGCCTACGCCGACCTGCGCGACCTCCTCGCCGAGCTCTCCCGCGAGCGCTCCGTGCGCGCACTGGTACTCGGCGGCGAGGGCCGCGGCTTCTGCTCGGGCGGCGACGTCGACGAGATCATCGGCGCGACGCTCGCCATGGACACCGCCGAGCTCCTCGACTTCAACCGGATGACCGGGCAGGTCGTGCGGGCCCTGCGGGAATGCCCCTTCCCGGTCGTCGCCGCGGTGCACGGCGTCGCGGCGGGCGCGGGCGCGGTCCTCGCGCTCGCCGCGGACTTCCGGGTCGCGGACCCGAGTGCCCGCTTCTCCTTCCTCTTCACCAAGGTCGGACTCTCCGGCGGCGACATGGGCGCGGCGTATCTGCTGCCGCGGGTGGTCGGTCTCGGCCACGCGACCCGCCTGCTCATGCTCGGCGAGCCCGTCCGCGCCGTCGAGGCCGAGCGGATCGGCCTGATCAGCGAGCTCACCGCGGACGGCGAAGCGGACAAGGCCGCCGCCGCCCTCGCCCGCCGCCTCGCCGACGGCCCCTCCCTCGCCCTCGCCCAGACCAAGGCCCTGCTCACGGCCGAGCTCGACATGCCGCTCGCCGCGGCGGTCGAGATGGACGCGGCGACCCAGGCACTGCTGATGAACGGCGAGGACTACGCGGAGTTCCACGCCGCCTTCACCGAGAAGCGTGCGCCGAACTGGCGGGGGCGGTGA